From Pontibacillus yanchengensis, the proteins below share one genomic window:
- the hxlB gene encoding 6-phospho-3-hexuloisomerase, producing the protein MANYQNATNIITDELTATLSNINDNEVEQLLKEIEKADKVFFVGVGRVLLSLKSIAKRLAHLGVNTYVVGQTTEPAITENDLLIVGSGSGETAFPLIIAQKAKQYGASVAHIGSNPNSSMSEYADVSVRIPASSKIDTPEEVHSVQPMKSLFEQSLLLLGDTIALMMVKERNIEIESLWEYHANLE; encoded by the coding sequence ATGGCTAATTATCAAAATGCTACGAATATCATTACGGATGAACTGACAGCAACGTTATCCAATATTAACGACAATGAGGTAGAACAGTTGTTAAAGGAGATCGAAAAAGCGGATAAAGTATTTTTCGTCGGAGTAGGAAGAGTTCTTTTATCCTTGAAATCAATTGCCAAAAGGCTTGCTCACCTTGGAGTTAACACCTATGTGGTTGGCCAAACAACGGAACCAGCTATAACGGAAAATGATTTACTAATCGTAGGTTCTGGTAGTGGGGAAACAGCTTTTCCATTAATTATTGCACAGAAGGCAAAGCAATATGGTGCGTCTGTTGCCCATATAGGTTCAAATCCGAATAGTTCCATGTCTGAATATGCGGATGTATCCGTTCGAATTCCTGCTAGTTCAAAAATAGATACGCCGGAAGAAGTACACTCTGTACAACCAATGAAGAGTTTATTCGAACAAAGCTTATTACTATTGGGAGATACGATCGCACTCATGATGGTTAAAGAGAGAAACATTGAAATAGAGTCTCTTTGGGAATATCATGCGAATTTAGAATAA
- a CDS encoding mannitol-1-phosphate 5-dehydrogenase: MKALHFGGGNIGRGLIGYVLHQNGFEICFVDANQQVVDDINHYNNYVVKTLDEESTVETISPARALHVSSQSDVINKIIESDMITTSVGVNNLPKVAPIIAEGLLERIRLKEKKIDIIANENAINATSTLREEIEKNVSEREMETIQSYVGFPNSAIDRLSLSEERNGRDVAVVEPYYEWVVDQSELVNPEISSLENVTYVESLTPYIERKLFLVNLGHATTAYLAFLEGYKTIQSALKDSRMEKYLRATLNEVSRYFVQTYHVPNDEMTEFIEETIKRFKNEQISDDIFRVGRAPIRKLGYNERLVKPLRSIYELALPIENVTTAIAAGFLFDNPDDEESVQVQIFIKEHGIEEAISHFTQIEDTAIKTKIKNNYERLKQ, encoded by the coding sequence ATGAAAGCGCTCCATTTTGGCGGAGGAAATATTGGACGAGGCTTAATAGGGTATGTGCTGCATCAGAATGGATTTGAAATATGTTTTGTTGATGCAAACCAACAAGTAGTCGATGATATTAACCATTACAATAATTATGTAGTAAAAACACTAGATGAGGAAAGTACCGTCGAGACTATTTCCCCTGCCCGGGCGCTGCATGTCAGCTCCCAATCAGATGTAATCAATAAAATCATCGAATCTGACATGATTACCACATCGGTAGGAGTGAATAACTTACCGAAGGTTGCGCCTATCATTGCGGAAGGTCTATTAGAAAGAATTCGTTTGAAGGAAAAGAAAATCGATATTATCGCAAACGAAAACGCAATCAATGCTACTTCTACACTAAGAGAAGAGATTGAAAAGAATGTTTCGGAGCGGGAAATGGAGACAATTCAATCCTATGTTGGATTTCCCAATTCAGCTATTGACCGTCTTTCCCTTTCAGAAGAAAGGAATGGAAGGGACGTTGCAGTTGTAGAACCGTACTATGAATGGGTGGTTGATCAATCTGAACTGGTTAATCCAGAAATATCTTCCCTAGAAAATGTAACGTATGTCGAAAGTCTAACACCATATATAGAACGAAAATTATTTTTGGTTAACTTAGGACATGCTACTACAGCGTATCTGGCATTTTTAGAGGGATATAAAACCATTCAAAGTGCACTAAAGGATTCGCGGATGGAGAAGTACCTGAGGGCAACGCTTAATGAGGTTAGTCGTTATTTTGTTCAAACGTACCATGTTCCGAATGATGAAATGACTGAATTTATAGAGGAAACGATAAAACGTTTTAAAAATGAACAAATAAGTGATGATATTTTTCGAGTGGGTAGGGCCCCAATCAGGAAACTCGGTTATAATGAGAGGCTGGTTAAGCCACTTAGAAGCATTTATGAGTTAGCCTTGCCGATCGAAAACGTAACAACAGCAATAGCGGCAGGTTTTCTATTCGATAATCCTGATGATGAAGAGTCTGTCCAGGTTCAAATATTCATTAAGGAGCATGGAATAGAGGAAGCAATCTCTCACTTCACACAAATTGAGGACACGGCAATAAAGACGAAGATAAAAAATAATTATGAGCGATTAAAACAATGA
- a CDS encoding PTS sugar transporter subunit IIA, with protein MLGEHLKGNVRFLESVNSWEEAIRESASPLLENGSITSKYVDDMIQNVNTNGPYIVVVPEFAMPHAKNENSVEKTGISFMQLQDPVMFPDDKEVKVLFTLAAEDSTGHLDLISDLSAALMEEEVRDKLKEAKSEKEIIDLINSVE; from the coding sequence ATGTTAGGTGAACATTTAAAAGGAAATGTACGTTTTCTAGAGTCCGTAAATTCATGGGAAGAGGCGATCCGAGAGTCAGCTTCTCCATTGCTAGAAAATGGTTCTATTACTTCTAAGTATGTTGATGATATGATTCAAAATGTAAATACAAATGGACCTTATATCGTAGTGGTTCCGGAGTTTGCCATGCCACATGCGAAAAATGAGAACAGCGTAGAGAAAACAGGGATCTCCTTTATGCAATTGCAAGACCCTGTAATGTTCCCGGATGACAAAGAGGTGAAGGTTCTATTTACGCTAGCTGCTGAGGACAGCACTGGTCACTTGGATTTAATATCTGATTTGTCCGCTGCATTAATGGAAGAAGAAGTTAGAGATAAACTGAAAGAAGCTAAGAGTGAGAAGGAAATTATAGATTTAATAAACTCGGTTGAGTAG
- a CDS encoding PTS mannitol transporter subunit IICB yields the protein MSTTANTANMGGGNNSPSIRAKVQAFGGFLTNMVLPNIGAFIAWGLLTALFIPSGWMPNEELAKIVGPAINFLLPLLLAITGGRMVGGQRGAVMGAIGAIGLIVGADIPMFLGAMVIGPLGGLIIKKFDSLLENRIPAGFEMIVNNFSLGILGFLLMIVSFEFIGPVIEAANNGITVAIEALVATGLLPLLSLINEPAKVLFLNNVIDQGIYYPLGMQAAAEQGKSIYFTVASNPGPGLGLLLAFTFFGGKTSRRTAPGAMIIHFLGGIHELYFPYVLMKPLTIIGMIGGGMTGIAVFELFDAGLVAGPSPGSIFAYLGLTPKGSFVGIIAGVLAAAGVTFLITSLILKMDKNTEETEEENLNEHIEKSKAMKQEGKQVSAASEQNTTEIEKISFACDAGAGSSAMGATAFRKKLHKKGIEGIEVKHYRIEDVPEDSNIVVVHKDLLDRAKIAHSDKEIITIENFLDDPNLQELLERLENLSK from the coding sequence ATGTCTACTACAGCGAATACAGCTAACATGGGTGGAGGGAATAATTCCCCATCCATCCGTGCAAAAGTTCAAGCTTTTGGTGGGTTTTTGACGAATATGGTGTTGCCGAATATTGGCGCCTTCATAGCTTGGGGACTTTTAACAGCGTTGTTCATCCCGTCAGGTTGGATGCCGAATGAGGAACTCGCCAAAATCGTTGGCCCAGCAATCAATTTCTTGCTACCGTTGCTGCTAGCTATTACGGGCGGTCGCATGGTAGGAGGCCAACGTGGGGCTGTAATGGGCGCGATTGGTGCAATTGGATTGATCGTAGGGGCAGATATACCAATGTTCTTAGGAGCAATGGTGATTGGTCCACTAGGTGGCTTGATTATTAAGAAGTTTGACAGTCTTCTTGAAAATAGAATCCCTGCTGGGTTCGAAATGATTGTGAATAACTTCTCTCTCGGAATCTTAGGCTTTTTATTAATGATAGTATCTTTCGAATTTATTGGTCCGGTTATTGAAGCCGCAAATAATGGTATAACGGTAGCCATTGAAGCATTAGTAGCTACGGGACTATTGCCTTTGCTTTCTCTTATCAATGAGCCAGCTAAGGTGTTGTTTTTAAACAACGTAATCGACCAAGGTATCTATTATCCTTTAGGCATGCAAGCAGCTGCTGAACAAGGGAAGTCCATTTACTTTACGGTCGCTTCAAACCCAGGCCCAGGATTAGGGTTATTACTAGCATTTACGTTCTTTGGTGGTAAGACATCTAGACGAACGGCTCCAGGTGCAATGATTATTCATTTCTTAGGCGGTATTCACGAACTTTATTTTCCATACGTATTAATGAAACCCCTTACAATTATTGGAATGATTGGTGGAGGTATGACAGGGATTGCGGTGTTCGAATTATTTGACGCAGGCCTTGTTGCAGGACCAAGTCCAGGCTCTATCTTTGCCTATCTAGGTTTAACACCTAAGGGTAGCTTTGTTGGAATCATTGCTGGTGTCTTAGCTGCCGCCGGAGTAACATTCCTAATCACCTCACTTATCTTGAAAATGGATAAGAATACAGAGGAGACTGAAGAAGAAAATCTAAATGAACATATTGAAAAATCCAAAGCAATGAAACAAGAAGGGAAGCAAGTATCTGCAGCTAGCGAACAAAATACTACTGAGATCGAAAAGATATCCTTCGCGTGTGATGCAGGTGCAGGAAGTAGTGCAATGGGTGCAACAGCATTCAGGAAAAAGCTGCACAAGAAAGGAATAGAGGGCATCGAAGTAAAACACTATCGAATAGAAGATGTACCGGAAGATTCAAATATCGTGGTGGTTCATAAGGATCTATTGGATAGAGCGAAGATAGCTCATAGTGATAAGGAGATTATTACGATAGAGAACTTCCTAGATGACCCTAACCTTCAAGAGCTGTTGGAGAGACTAGAGAATTTGAGCAAATGA
- a CDS encoding cation-translocating P-type ATPase: protein MEFYQRSTADVVKAVDSTEQGLSSEQVQSLLQRDGYNELKDKERVPTWKLFIETFKDPMVVVLLAAAGVQIIIGELVESLIIFLVLLINSIISVVQTRKAESSLEALKDMSAPSANVIRDRKKQTIEARGIVQGDVVYLEAGDYVPADGRVLKSGSLKVNEGMLTGESEAVEKTSEVIEEEVALGDQRNMVFSSSLVVYGRGEYVVTGTAENTEVGKIADMLSTAEQKETPLQRKLNDFSKKLGLAILLLCVLIFAVQAARIWFGDGQADTTSALINALMFSVAIAVAAIPEALQSIVTIVLSVGTNKMANQHAIIRKLPAVETLGSTSIICTDKTGTLTQNKMTVTDHFLPLHNREHLPEDEADWDQAEHLLVQIGTLCNDSYINQDNQEVGDPTEVALIHFANQHTDGYQSLRDRYPRIAELPFDSDRKLMSTLHQMEDSPMMLVKGGPDVMFQRASYVLVNGEEHPLTENMLNRFEKANEEFSNQALRGLAYAYKRVTEGTTELRHEDEHDFVLVGLTAMMDPPREEVFGSIAQAKKAGIRPIMITGDHKTTAQAIGRQIGLMDEEDIAVTGKELDTMSAEELEQKLDKISIYARVSPENKIRIVRAWQNRNAVTAMTGDGVNDAPALKQADIGIAMGSGTEVAKDASAMILTDDNFVSIVNAVQVGRTVYDNIKKAISYLFAGNLGAILTILYAVIFNLPNPFTALQLLFINLVNDSLPAIALGVEKSEPNVMERKPRPTDEGIFAGQTIQAVLTRGLLIAIAVTSSFYIGLSHSNEMGVAMAFTTLILSRTLQTFATRSNTQSAISIGLFSNKYVVGAVALGFVLYGITVLPFARDVFHIPAAFGLTDWGIATGLALGAVIMMEIVKVLRYRKG, encoded by the coding sequence ATGGAATTTTATCAACGGAGTACAGCAGATGTAGTAAAAGCAGTCGATTCCACTGAACAAGGGTTATCCAGTGAGCAAGTTCAATCCCTGTTACAGCGTGATGGGTATAATGAACTGAAAGATAAAGAAAGAGTGCCTACGTGGAAACTCTTTATCGAGACGTTCAAAGACCCAATGGTAGTGGTGCTTCTCGCAGCAGCCGGCGTGCAAATCATCATTGGCGAACTCGTGGAATCGTTGATTATTTTCCTTGTCCTGCTGATCAACTCGATCATTAGTGTCGTGCAGACCAGGAAAGCAGAAAGTTCACTTGAAGCCTTGAAAGACATGTCCGCCCCTAGCGCTAATGTGATTCGCGACAGGAAAAAGCAAACCATTGAAGCAAGGGGGATTGTCCAGGGGGATGTGGTCTATCTCGAAGCAGGGGATTACGTTCCGGCGGATGGACGTGTTTTGAAAAGTGGCTCCTTAAAAGTGAATGAAGGAATGCTCACGGGTGAATCAGAAGCCGTCGAGAAAACTTCTGAAGTCATTGAAGAAGAGGTTGCACTTGGGGATCAGCGGAATATGGTATTCAGCAGTTCCCTGGTGGTGTATGGGCGCGGTGAGTATGTCGTCACAGGTACAGCCGAAAATACAGAAGTTGGGAAAATTGCCGATATGCTCTCTACAGCAGAGCAAAAAGAGACCCCCTTACAACGGAAGTTAAATGATTTCAGTAAGAAGCTTGGCCTTGCGATACTCCTTCTTTGTGTACTAATTTTTGCTGTTCAAGCAGCGCGAATCTGGTTTGGTGATGGACAAGCTGACACGACCTCCGCCTTAATAAATGCCCTAATGTTCTCGGTCGCCATTGCTGTGGCAGCGATACCCGAAGCGCTACAGTCCATCGTGACGATCGTACTTTCGGTCGGAACCAACAAAATGGCCAACCAGCATGCCATTATCCGTAAACTGCCGGCTGTGGAGACATTGGGGTCAACCAGTATTATATGTACAGACAAGACGGGAACCTTGACCCAAAATAAAATGACGGTGACTGATCACTTCTTACCTTTACATAACAGGGAGCACCTACCAGAAGACGAAGCAGACTGGGATCAAGCTGAGCATCTGCTCGTCCAAATCGGTACCCTCTGTAATGATTCTTACATCAATCAGGACAACCAGGAGGTAGGTGACCCAACTGAAGTGGCTCTCATTCATTTTGCCAACCAGCATACAGACGGATATCAATCCTTACGAGACCGGTATCCTCGTATAGCTGAATTGCCATTTGATTCTGATCGTAAGCTAATGTCAACGCTTCATCAGATGGAGGACAGTCCCATGATGTTGGTTAAGGGTGGCCCTGACGTAATGTTTCAACGCGCGAGTTATGTGCTAGTCAACGGAGAAGAACATCCATTAACAGAAAATATGCTCAATCGTTTTGAAAAAGCAAATGAGGAGTTTTCGAACCAGGCGTTACGAGGGCTTGCCTATGCTTACAAACGAGTAACAGAAGGAACAACAGAACTGCGACATGAAGACGAACATGACTTCGTACTTGTTGGATTAACGGCGATGATGGACCCTCCTCGTGAAGAGGTATTTGGTTCAATTGCACAAGCAAAAAAAGCAGGCATTCGCCCCATTATGATTACAGGAGATCACAAAACAACAGCTCAAGCGATTGGTCGACAGATCGGCTTAATGGATGAAGAGGATATTGCCGTTACAGGGAAAGAACTGGATACCATGTCGGCGGAAGAATTAGAACAGAAACTGGACAAGATTTCGATATATGCACGCGTTTCCCCAGAAAATAAAATCCGTATTGTCCGAGCGTGGCAAAATCGCAACGCTGTTACCGCAATGACAGGAGACGGGGTCAACGATGCGCCGGCTCTTAAGCAAGCAGACATTGGCATCGCCATGGGAAGCGGCACCGAAGTGGCCAAAGATGCTTCGGCTATGATTCTGACCGATGATAACTTCGTCTCCATCGTCAATGCTGTTCAAGTGGGCCGCACAGTTTATGACAATATAAAAAAAGCAATTAGCTACTTATTTGCAGGAAATTTAGGAGCGATTCTGACCATTCTATATGCAGTAATCTTCAATCTGCCGAATCCATTTACGGCCCTGCAATTGTTATTTATTAACCTTGTAAATGACTCCCTGCCTGCTATTGCACTAGGCGTTGAGAAATCTGAACCAAACGTCATGGAACGAAAACCACGCCCCACGGATGAAGGAATCTTTGCAGGCCAAACGATACAGGCTGTCTTAACAAGAGGGCTGTTGATTGCAATCGCTGTTACGAGCTCATTCTATATCGGCTTGAGTCACTCCAATGAAATGGGTGTCGCGATGGCCTTTACGACCTTGATTTTATCCAGAACACTCCAAACCTTTGCCACACGATCCAATACACAATCAGCGATCAGCATCGGATTGTTCAGTAACAAATACGTGGTTGGTGCTGTAGCTCTTGGATTCGTCTTATATGGCATTACTGTTTTACCATTTGCCCGCGATGTATTTCACATCCCAGCCGCATTTGGATTAACCGATTGGGGCATTGCGACAGGCCTTGCGCTCGGAGCCGTTATTATGATGGAAATCGTGAAAGTATTAAGATATCGAAAAGGCTAA
- a CDS encoding hemolysin family protein, producing the protein MDHIIISVVILLLLMVLNGVFAMTEIGIVTSRKSRLQQLEKEGHKRASTALYLSEHSEDLLSTIQIGITLIGIMAGAFGGAAIADDLALYLDRFSVLRPWSNEISMVVVVGLTTFLTLVIGELTPKQIGLKHPEKVAVAVAKPMYFFSKVGKPIIWVLNRSTTTTLNILGVHTSKEPDVTEEEIQHMVEQGVHSGTIEQIEHEMVDQIFNMGDLRLSNILVPRTQLTWIDVESDIEENMQLISKSDHSRFPVGKGSLDHFLGMIYTNRVFEKLFNGEDFLIEDCIEEAFVLPEHVKVFQALETLKAYGYHEAVVVDEYGGVEGFVTLYDFMQVIVGDIPDAVSQQEEVKIAQYDETSWLVDGQLSIDTFLRYFALEDKHMDDTAFHTLGGLITNELGHTPQKGDTLDLETFQLEVVDMDHVLVDKLLVTSKEKKTEEESDS; encoded by the coding sequence ATGGATCATATCATCATATCCGTTGTCATTCTGTTGTTATTAATGGTATTAAATGGCGTTTTTGCAATGACTGAAATTGGGATTGTGACGTCCAGAAAAAGTAGATTGCAGCAATTAGAAAAAGAAGGGCATAAAAGAGCAAGCACGGCTCTATATTTATCCGAACACTCTGAAGACCTTCTTTCCACCATTCAAATTGGCATTACGTTAATTGGAATCATGGCCGGTGCGTTTGGTGGGGCCGCGATTGCGGATGATTTGGCGCTATATTTGGATCGCTTTTCAGTATTGCGGCCATGGAGTAACGAAATAAGCATGGTAGTAGTAGTAGGGCTCACAACCTTTCTAACCCTGGTGATTGGGGAGCTGACCCCGAAGCAAATCGGACTCAAACATCCAGAGAAAGTGGCGGTTGCAGTGGCAAAGCCAATGTATTTCTTTTCCAAAGTGGGCAAACCAATTATTTGGGTGTTGAACCGTTCCACTACTACCACCCTGAACATCCTCGGCGTACATACATCCAAGGAGCCTGATGTAACAGAAGAAGAAATTCAACACATGGTCGAACAAGGTGTACATAGTGGCACGATCGAACAAATCGAACATGAAATGGTAGACCAGATCTTTAACATGGGAGATCTACGGCTGAGCAATATTTTGGTGCCAAGAACTCAATTAACCTGGATCGATGTGGAAAGTGACATCGAAGAGAATATGCAATTGATTAGTAAAAGTGACCATTCCCGGTTTCCTGTAGGGAAAGGAAGCCTGGACCATTTTCTCGGCATGATCTATACGAATCGTGTGTTTGAAAAGCTTTTCAATGGGGAGGATTTTTTGATTGAGGATTGTATTGAAGAAGCCTTCGTGCTCCCTGAACATGTAAAGGTCTTTCAAGCCTTAGAAACGTTGAAAGCCTATGGTTATCACGAAGCTGTTGTAGTAGATGAATACGGGGGTGTAGAAGGTTTTGTAACCCTTTATGATTTCATGCAGGTCATTGTTGGTGACATACCCGATGCTGTCAGCCAGCAAGAAGAAGTAAAAATCGCACAATACGATGAAACATCCTGGTTGGTGGATGGTCAGCTATCGATTGATACCTTTCTCCGTTATTTTGCATTAGAAGACAAACATATGGACGATACCGCTTTTCATACGCTTGGTGGATTAATCACCAATGAATTAGGTCACACTCCCCAAAAAGGAGATACCCTTGATTTGGAGACGTTTCAATTGGAAGTAGTGGATATGGATCATGTACTTGTGGATAAGCTTTTAGTCACTTCTAAAGAAAAGAAGACCGAAGAAGAATCTGACTCATAA
- a CDS encoding lactoylglutathione lyase family protein, with product MLTYPRAFSHIGLSVPNLEEAVTFYTEVLGWYVIMEPSEVKNDDTPIGQMCRDVFGDGWERFRIAHLSTGDRIGVELFEFPENEQPENHFEYWKTGLFHFCIQDPDIEGLVEKIKQHGGKQRMPIREYYPGEKPFKMVYVEDPFGIIFEIYTHSYELTYSEGAY from the coding sequence ATGCTAACATACCCAAGAGCTTTTTCTCATATTGGACTGTCTGTACCAAACTTGGAGGAGGCAGTAACATTTTACACAGAGGTGTTAGGCTGGTACGTCATCATGGAACCATCTGAGGTAAAAAATGATGACACGCCAATCGGCCAGATGTGTCGAGACGTTTTCGGAGACGGTTGGGAGAGATTCCGAATTGCACACCTTTCTACTGGGGACAGAATTGGTGTGGAACTGTTTGAGTTTCCGGAAAATGAACAACCTGAAAATCATTTCGAATACTGGAAAACAGGCCTATTCCATTTCTGCATCCAAGACCCTGACATCGAAGGACTCGTTGAAAAAATCAAACAACACGGCGGTAAACAGCGCATGCCAATCCGTGAGTATTACCCTGGGGAGAAACCTTTCAAAATGGTTTACGTCGAAGATCCATTCGGCATCATATTTGAAATCTATACGCACAGCTATGAATTAACCTATTCAGAAGGTGCTTATTAA
- a CDS encoding winged helix-turn-helix transcriptional regulator → MDAPVNDEGKLNCSIEYTLRKIGGKWKTVILWHLGTEGTFRYNEMRGMLPGVTHKVLSHQLKELEEDGFIHREQYNTIPPKVEYSITEHGMTIMPILQQMHKWGTEHGDF, encoded by the coding sequence ATGGATGCTCCTGTGAATGATGAAGGAAAGTTGAACTGTTCGATTGAATATACATTGAGGAAAATCGGTGGTAAGTGGAAAACAGTTATCTTATGGCATTTAGGCACGGAAGGGACTTTCCGATACAATGAAATGAGGGGTATGCTTCCTGGAGTTACGCATAAAGTGTTGAGTCATCAATTAAAAGAGCTCGAAGAAGATGGATTCATTCATCGTGAACAGTACAACACAATACCTCCAAAAGTGGAGTATTCGATTACGGAACACGGAATGACGATAATGCCTATCTTGCAGCAAATGCATAAATGGGGAACGGAACATGGAGATTTTTAA
- a CDS encoding YjcZ family sporulation protein, with protein sequence MYANVNAPHTMGANMPPQPSYVSPAYGYGPGRNNDTFVLIVVLFILLIIVGAVCYY encoded by the coding sequence ATGTATGCTAACGTAAATGCACCACATACTATGGGCGCGAATATGCCTCCACAACCATCTTATGTTTCCCCTGCTTATGGCTATGGTCCTGGTCGAAACAATGACACCTTTGTATTAATCGTTGTATTGTTTATCTTATTAATCATAGTAGGCGCTGTCTGCTACTATTAA